A stretch of Kazachstania africana CBS 2517 chromosome 7, complete genome DNA encodes these proteins:
- the KAFR0G02740 gene encoding SRP1/TIP1 family protein (similar to Saccharomyces cerevisiae TIR1 (YER011W); ancestral locus Anc_7.161) → MNSKIAATLLAITSVAYAQTAYQAAEAEALINDLGSNVSEYMALISSGELSMSDLPSGVLNLAMAIMSATDSSYTTLLADVDYAGVDSMITKLSWYSSRLLPEIESIYSAEGGASSAAATSAAASSAATSSAAASSAAASSTKATTATTVAAVSQIDDGQIQASTAAVSEQTANGAVKAAAGMGAGALAAAALLL, encoded by the coding sequence ATGAACTCTAAGATCGCTGCTACTTTATTAGCCATTACTTCTGTTGCCTATGCTCAAACTGCTTACCAAGCTGCTGAAGCTGAAGCTTTAATCAATGATTTGGGCAGTAACGTTTCTGAATACATGGCTTTAATCAGCTCTGGTGAACTTTCCATGTCTGACTTGCCATCTGGTGTCTTAAACTTAGCTATGGCTATTATGTCCGCTACCGACAGTTCTTACACCACTTTATTAGCTGATGTTGACTACGCTGGTGTTGACTCTATGATCACCAAGTTATCCTGGTACTCTTCCAGATTATTACCagaaattgaatctatCTACTCTGCTGAAGGTGGTGCTTCTTCTGCCGCTGCTACTTCTGCCGCTGCCTCTTCTGCCGCTACCTCTTCTGCCGCTGCTtcttctgctgctgcttCTTCTACCAAGGCTACTACTGCTACTACTGTCGCTGCTGTCTCTCAAATTGATGATGGTCAAATTCAGGCTAGTACCGCTGCCGTCAGTGAGCAAACTGCTAACGGTGCTGTTAAGGCTGCCGCCGGCATGGGTGCTGGTGCTTTAGCCGCTGCtgctttattattataa
- the KAFR0G02730 gene encoding uncharacterized protein: MIKKISRLLLFLLLYSFRTIQGSSILQQRGPQQCQEITNGCPSLNFDFHAQNIGSIQYNLDILSVWWVSDSTYNMTIHATGAEQIPLKYLYSLKIIGVDGPESTVQLYGKNENTYLIDNPTDFTATFAVYASADDDGKVWMPNFQIQFEYLQGDAAQYWESWEWGSSTFDLMTGCDNYDNNGNSQTDFPDFYWVGECADAAASSFVASSTSTLASTTVESSQSSLNPTGRLGFGKSISSLLSDVPSTAGSRSSTAFISSSSVNSGSIATLTRSTTQTSQSFLN; the protein is encoded by the coding sequence ATGattaaaaaaatctcaagacttttattatttcttttactATACTCTTTTAGAACCATCCAAGGTTCTTCTATATTACAACAACGTGGTCCTCAACAGTGCCAAGAGATCACAAATGGTTGTCCATCATTGAACTTTGATTTCCATGCGCAAAACATCGGCTCTATCCAATACAATCTCGATATTCTATCGGTATGGTGGGTTTCCGACAGCACCTATAACATGACTATTCATGCGACTGGTGCAGAGCAGATTCCATTAAAGTACCTATACTCTCTGAAGATTATTGGTGTTGATGGACCTGAAAGCACGGTTCAACTTTACGgtaagaatgaaaatacaTACTTGATCGACAATCCTACTGACTTCACAGCCACCTTTGCTGTTTACGCTTCGGCAGACGATGACGGTAAGGTCTGGATGCCTAACTTCCagattcaatttgaatatttacaaGGTGATGCTGCCCAATACTGGGAGAGCTGGGAATGGGGTTCTTCGACTTTCGACTTGATGACCGGTTGTGACAACTATGACAATAACGGTAACTCCCAAACAGATTTCCCAGATTTCTACTGGGTTGGGGAGTGTGCAGATGCTGCAGCCTCTTCATTTGTTGCCAGCTCTACATCTACTTTAGCAAGTACTACTGTTGAGAGTAGCCAATCCTCCTTAAACCCAACCGGTAGATTAGGATTCGGTAAATCTATTAGCAGCTTACTCAGCGATGTTCCAAGTACAGCCGGAAGCAGATCATCTACTGCATTCATTTCATCGTCTTCGGTCAACAGCGGATCTATCGCTACTTTGACTAGGTCTACCACGCAAACTAGCCAATCATTCTTGAACTAG
- the FMP52 gene encoding Fmp52p (similar to Saccharomyces cerevisiae YER004W; ancestral locus Anc_7.148), with amino-acid sequence MTNALVLGATGLCGSGFLKYAIAAPQLKKVFTITRSPIQESDSKLNSIVDKDSSNWSNIISGLDENIDVLFTALATTRAVGGTGYQYKIDHDLNVELAKAAREKGCSTIVIVTAHGAHADSRFFYTKMKGEIERDISDLGFNRTIILRPGILLGERHERLKGFGNGLAVKLGSLLYRTRLQSLGYPINGAEVGKVGVHLALQENTAAKKVEIVKADELLQLAASI; translated from the coding sequence ATGACTAACGCATTAGTACTTGGTGCTACTGGTTTGTGTGGCAGTGGCTTTTTGAAATACGCAATTGCCGCCCCTCAGTtgaaaaaagttttcactATAACGAGGTCACCAATTCAAGAGtctgattcaaaattaaattcGATAGTTGATAAAGATAGTTCCAACTGGAGTAACATCATTTCTGGACTCGATGAGAATATTGATGTCCTTTTTACAGCTTTAGCTACTACTAGAGCTGTTGGGGGTACGGGATATCAATATAAAATAGACCACGATTTGAACGTCGAATTGGCCAAAGCTGCTAGGGAAAAAGGTTGCTCAACCATTGTTATCGTTACTGCTCACGGTGCTCATGCCGATTCTAGATTCTTTTACACGAAAATGAAAggtgaaattgaaagagacATCAGTGACCTTGGTTTTAATAGAACAATCATCTTGAGACCTGGTATATTACTAGGAGAAAGACATGAACGTCTTAAAGGTTTTGGCAATGGCCTAGCTGTTAAACTTGGATCTCTACTTTATCGTACAAGGCTCCAAAGTCTTGGTTATCCAATTAATGGTGCGGAAGTGGGAAAAGTAGGAGTTCATTTGGCTTTGCAAGAAAATACAGCAGCTAAAAAGGTTGAGATTGTCAAGGCAGATGAACTACTTCAACTTGCAGCatcaatataa
- the TOP1 gene encoding DNA topoisomerase 1 (similar to Saccharomyces cerevisiae TOP1 (YOL006C); ancestral locus Anc_6.32) yields the protein MTRSTSSSSSTSNNRSQLSSDEDDIPLSQTALIKNQSPESSEQTSVKNETDYDSDDVLARQHKKRKLKKIKEEEDNKNAALKNSNKKRKSMKKDELKEDLKGEEEEEEEDEDNEYKWWEGQNDDDDTIKWHSLIHNGVLFPPDYNPLPAHIKLYYDGKPVDLPLDAEEVAGFYAALLETDHGKNPVFQKNFFNDFLQVLKETGGTLNNVEIKDFEKCDFSKIHAFFQLQKDQKKQLSAQERKQLRLEKEKFEEPFKFCELDGRKEQVGNFRVEPPDLFRGRGAHPKTGKLKRRVHAEDIVLNLSKNAPIPPPPEGHRWGEIRHDNTVQWLAMWRENIFNSFKYVRLAANSSLKGQSDYKKFEKARQLKSHIDAIRKDYRKNLKSKVMLERQKAVAIYLIDVFALRAGGEKSEDEADTVGCCSLRYEHVTLKPPNTVIFDFLGKDSIRFYQEVEVDKQVFKNLAIFKRPPKQPGHQLFDRLDPSILNKYLQNYMPGLTAKVFRTYNASKTMQDQLDLIPNKGSVAEKLLKYNAANRTVAILCNHQRTVTKGHALSVERANMKIKELIWQKIRLKKAILQMEPTIFEKEPKYFKEIEDLTKEEEEEIHKKIIEKENDRYRKKFVRENDKKKFENEELLEEKVLTEWLDKVNDLKLQYEKELKGGTIELKPSLNTVEKIKTQIEKLEQRIQISSIQLKDKEENSEVSLGTSKVNYIDPRLSVVFCKKYNVPIEKIFTKALRDKFKWAIESVDEEWRF from the coding sequence ATGACCAGAAGTACTagcagtagcagtagcacTAGCAACAATAGGAGTCAACTTTCAAGCGATGAGGATGATATTCCACTCTCCCAAACAGCTTTAATTAAGAATCAAAGTCCGGAATCCTCAGAACAAACATCTGTAAAGAATGAGACAGATTATGATAGTGATGATGTGTTGGCAAGACAACataaaaagagaaaactgaaaaagattaaggaagaagaagacaatAAAAATGCTGCTCttaaaaattctaataagaaaagaaaatctatgaagaaagatgaattgaaagaagacctaaaaggagaagaagaagaagaggaggaagatgaagataacGAATATAAATGGTGGGAAGGACagaatgatgatgacgacACAATCAAATGGCATTCTTTAATTCATAATGGTGTCCTTTTCCCACCAGATTATAATCCATTACCGGCACATATTAAACTTTATTATGATGGTAAACCTGTAGATTTACCACTAGATGCCGAAGAAGTGGCTGGTTTTTATGCTGCTCTTCTAGAAACTGATCATGGTAAAAATCCtgttttccaaaaaaatttctttaatgattttttaCAAGTTCTTAAAGAAACTGGAGGAACATTAAATAATGTGgaaattaaagatttcGAAAAATGCGATTTTAGTAAGATTCATGCTTTTTTCCAATTACAAAAGGACCAAAAGAAGCAGTTATCTGCACaggaaagaaaacaattgAGGttagaaaaggaaaaatttgaggaaccattcaaattttgtgaATTGGATGGTAGGAAAGAACAAGTAGGTAATTTCAGGGTAGAACCTCCTGATCTTTTTAGAGGCCGTGGTGCACATCCAAAGACAGgtaaattaaaaagaagagtTCATGCGGAAGATATCGTACTGAATTTGAGCAAAAACGCTCCAATTCCTCCTCCTCCTGAAGGTCATAGATGGGGTGAAATTAGACATGATAATACTGTTCAATGGTTAGCAATGTGgagagaaaatatttttaattcattcaaatatgtCAGATTAGCAGCCAATTCTTCCTTGAAGGGACAATCtgattataaaaaattcGAAAAGGCCAGACAGCTCAAATCTCACATTGATGCGataagaaaagattataGAAAAAATCTTAAAAGTAAAGTCATGCTAGAACGTCAAAAAGCAGTTGCAATTTATCTTATTGACGTTTTTGCATTAAGAGCAGGTGGCGAAAAGTCCGAAGATGAAGCTGATACTGTTGGTTGCTGTTCATTAAGATATGAGCACGTTACTTTGAAACCACCAAACACagtaatttttgattttttagGTAAAGATTCAATTAGATTTTACCAAGAAGTAGAAGTTGATAAACAagttttcaagaatttggcaattttcaaaagaccACCAAAACAACCGGGCCATCAATTGTTCGACCGCTTAGACCCATCcattttaaataaatatttgcAAAACTATATGCCTGGGTTGACTGCAAAAGTGTTTCGTACTTATAACGCATCCAAGACTATGCAAGATCAACTTGATTTGATTCCAAATAAAGGTAGTGTGGCAGAAAAATTACTGAAGTATAACGCAGCAAACAGAACTGTTGCAATATTATGTAACCATCAAAGAACGGTCACAAAGGGCCATGCATTATCTGTAGAAAGGgcaaatatgaaaataaaagaattaatTTGGCAAAAGATAAGATTAAAGAAAGCGATTTTACAAATGGAACCTAcgatttttgaaaaggagccaaaatatttcaaagaaattgaggatttaaccaaagaagaagaggaagagatccataaaaaaattattgaaaaggaaaacgATAGGTACAGAAAAAAGTTTGTACGAGAAAACGacaaaaagaaattcgaaaatgaagaaCTCTTGGAAGAAAAGGTCTTGACGGAATGGTTGGATAAAGTTAACGATTTGAAGTTGCAATACGAAAAGGAATTGAAGGGTGGGACAATCGAATTAAAACCAAGTCTTAATACTGTTgagaaaatcaaaacacaaatagaaaaattggaacaaagaattcaaatcaGTTCCATCCAATTAAAAGACAAAGAGGAAAACTCGGAAGTCTCATTGGGTACATCAAAGGTCAACTATATTGATCCGAGACTTTCAGTTgtattttgtaaaaaatataatgttCCAATAGAGAAGATATTTACCAAGGCGCTAAgagataaattcaaatggGCTATTGAGTCAGTCGATGAGGAGTGGAGATTCTGA
- the MIX17 gene encoding Mix17p (similar to Saccharomyces cerevisiae MIC17 (YMR002W); ancestral locus Anc_6.34): MARSRGGSRPTHRGTTPVGREGGRPTQKRATSTLAAPLTQTLSKSKTAQSQKPQNAQQPGLFYGMLSTAAGVAVGSTIGHTLSSGIAGFFSGSSTNEPPEKEMDPFEASTSRQEYSKGSMCDSAALNFTRCLDSTDGNYQPCEYYLQQLKACQEAARHY; this comes from the coding sequence ATGGCTCGATCAAGAGGAGGTTCAAGGCCTACCCACAGAGGTACGACGCCCGTTGGTAGAGAAGGTGGTAGGCCGACACAAAAAAGGGCTACTTCAACTTTAGCTGCTCCATTGACACAAACATTATCCAAATCAAAAACAGCACAATCCCAGAAACCACAAAATGCACAACAACCAGGTCTATTTTACGGAATGCTGTCGACTGCGGCAGGTGTAGCTGTCGGGAGCACCATCGGTCACACGCTTAGCTCAGGGATTGCAGGTTTCTTTTCAGGTAGTTCGACCAATGAGCCTCCcgaaaaagaaatggatCCTTTCGAAGCATCTACAAGCCGCCAAGAGTATTCGAAAGGTAGCATGTGCGATTCTGCCGCCTTAAATTTTACTCGTTGTTTAGACAGCACCGATGGTAATTACCAACCTTGTGAATATTATCTGCAACAGCTGAAAGCTTGCCAGGAAGCAGCTCGACACTATTAG
- the KAFR0G02720 gene encoding uncharacterized protein has translation MLSVSSMPNTVSLLSRELRSLSLGSIDTSHASEYASSSSTSTEAATSTATGTISHSALVGTTSSTEPATLASTGMTISSALVGTTSSTEPATSARYNAFTSHASVFISTTIGRSDDTSPSGPTSTTRHHKPSTTHTTSDSRIQESARFSTMSKITASLSSHDFNIMIKSHSTQSSNGATTTPIIGSNTPVPSLDTNVEYSDRTRATTTLGTSFATVLQASANNNVVNIFGTSLYFILYSILM, from the coding sequence ATGTTAAGTGTAAGCAGTATGCCAAATACTGTCTCTCTACTAAGTAGAGAACTTCGTAGTCTAAGTTTGGGATCAATAGACACGTCCCACGCAAGTGAATATGCTTCCAGTAGTTCTACTAGTACTGAGGCAGCTACATCGACAGCTACTGGTACGATCAGTCACTCCGCTTTGGTTGGCACGACCTCTTCTACTGAGCCAGCTACATTGGCATCTACTGGCATGACCATTTCATCCGCTTTGGTTGGCACGACCTCTTCTACTGAGCCAGCTACATCAGCAAGATACAACGCTTTCACAAGCCATGCTAGTGTATTTATTTCCACAACAATTGGTAGATCTGATGACACAAGTCCATCCGGACCTACTTCTACTACAAGACATCATAAACCATCTACAACTCATACCACTTCTGATTCAAGAATCCAAGAAAGCGCACGTTTCTCAACTATGAGTAAGATAACTGCTTCTTTGAGCTCACATGACTTTAATATCATGATCAAAAGTCACTCGACACAATCATCAAATGGTGCAACTACTACACCTATAATAGGTTCAAACACACCAGTCCCAAGTCTGGACACCAATGTCGAATATAGTGATAGAACAAGGGCAACAACAACATTAGGTACATCTTTTGCTACCGTTTTGCAAGCAAGtgctaataataatgtCGTCAATATATTTGGTACGTCCCTTTACTTCATTTTATACTCAATTCTAAtgtaa
- the CDC5 gene encoding polo kinase CDC5 (similar to Saccharomyces cerevisiae CDC5 (YMR001C); ancestral locus Anc_6.31), with product MSLAPLKTVNEKQLNTRSNVVHTPIKSNNNNNNNDSNNNNYIGNKENIVIQTNSNNKRTDYHHRHDQPPQKKKKEKLSSLCKTPPSLIKTRGRDYHRGHFLGEGGFARCFQIRDDSGKIFAAKTVAKISIKSEKTRKKLLSEIQIHKSMKHVNIVQFIDCFEDDTNVYILLEICPNGSLMDLLKKRKSLTEPEVRFFTTQICGAIKYMHSRKVIHRDLKLGNIFFDRKYNLKIGDFGLAATLANDRERKYTVCGTPNYIAPEVLMGKHSGHSYEVDIWSIGVMIYALIIGRPPFQSKDVNTIYERIKCRDFSFPKDKLISSEAKILIQDILSLDPLERPSVNEIMDYIWFRGCFPPSTKESVMVEVPNYENEISMAESLINFENCMEKSGMLDRNMNKEPLPIEKYYTTTTTSSSSSNSVLPHSLSPGGTKNKYKEVIDLDAQRKLNELARQARIRRAQRETIKKSLIPTSTNTIKSEISLRILASECNLTLNGILEAEAQKKMGGLPQSRLPKVKHPMIVTKWVDYSNKHGFSYQLSTDDIGVLFNNGCTVLRLADAEEFWYISYDNREGWIASHYLLDERPKELNRYLEVVDFFSKYMRANLSRVSTFGREEHHKDDVFLRRYTRFKQFVMFELSDGTFQFNFKDHHKLAISESGKLVTYISPSHESFTYPLVEVLKLGSIPNYPESNFIEKLALVKEGLKQKSMIVRVDQ from the coding sequence ATGTCTTTGGCTCCTTTAAAAACAGTAAATGAGAAACAGCTAAATACCCGTTCAAATGTTGTGCACACTCCAATTAAgtctaataataataataataataatgatagcaataacaataattacATAGggaacaaagaaaatattgttaTACAAACAAATAGTAACAACAAGAGAACCGACTATCATCATAGACACGATCAGCCTCctcagaagaagaaaaaagaaaaattatcgTCATTGTGTAAGACACCGCCATCTCTAATTAAAACAAGAGGAAGAGATTATCATAGAGGACATTTCCTTGGTGAAGGTGGGTTTGCACGTTGTTTCCAAATTAGAGATGATTctggtaaaatttttgcaGCAAAGACCGTTGCTAAAATCTCAATTAAATCAGAGAAGacgagaaaaaaattgttatctgaaattcaaattcataaaTCAATGAAACACGTTAACATCGTCCAATTCATAGATtgttttgaagatgatactaatgtatatattcttttagaAATTTGTCCAAACGGTTCTTTGATGGatctattgaaaaaaagaaaaagtttaACTGAGCCAGAGGTTAGATTCTTTACAACACAAATATGTGGTGCAATTAAATATATgcattcaagaaaagttaTTCATAGAGATTTAAAATTAggtaatattttctttgacagaaaatataatcttAAAATTGGTGATTTTGGTTTGGCTGCTACTCTTGCCAATGATAGAGAACGTAAATATACAGTCTGTGGTACGCCAAATTATATTGCGCCAGAAGTCTTAATGGGCAAACATTCGGGTCATTCATATGAAGTGGATATTTGGTCTATAGGTGTAATGATTTATGCTTTGATAATAGGTAGACCACCTTTCCAATCGAAAGATGTTAACACAATttatgaaagaattaaatgTAGAGACTTTTCATTCCCAAAGGATAAGTTAATATCAAGTGAagcaaaaattttaatcCAGGATATTTTATCGTTAGACCCTTTAGAAAGACCATCGGTTAATGAAATCATGGATTATATATGGTTTAGAGGTTGTTTTCCACCTTCTACAAAAGAGAGTGTAATGGTAGAGGTTCCAAattatgaaaatgaaatttcaatggcTGAATCTTTAATCAACTTCGAGAATTGTATGGAAAAAAGCGGCATGTTGGATCGTAATATGAATAAAGAACCACTAcccattgaaaaatattatacAACAACCACAACCAGTTCAAGTTCCTCAAATTCTGTTTTACCGCATTCTTTATCCCCTGGTGGGACCAAGAACAAATATAAGGAAGTTATTGATCTTGATGcacaaagaaaattaaatgaattagCGCGTCAAGCAAGAATACGTAGAGCGCAACGGGAAACAATTAAGAAAAGCTTAATACCAACTTCAACAAATACTATTAAATCAGAAATCTCATTAAGAATTTTGGCCAGTGAATGTAATTTGACTCTAAACGGTATACTAGAAGCAGAAGcacaaaagaaaatgggTGGTTTACCACAATCACGACTACCGAAGGTGAAACACCCCATGATCGTCACTAAATGGGTTGACTATTCTAACAAGCATGGTTTTTCATATCAATTGTCAACTGATGATATCGGagttcttttcaataatggtTGTACTGTATTAAGATTAGCAGATGCTGAAGAATTTTGGTATATAAGTTATGATAATAGGGAGGGTTGGATTGCAAGTCATTATCTACTGGATGAAAGACCAAAGGAATTAAATAGATACCTAGAAGttgttgattttttctCCAAATATATGAGAGCAAATTTGAGTAGAGTTTCAACGTTTGGAAGAGAAGAGCATCATAAAGACGATGTCTTCTTGAGAAGATACACAAGATTTAAACAATTTGTAATGTTTGAATTAAGTGACGGTACTTTCCAGTTCAATTTCAAGGATCATCACAAATTGGCAATTTCTGAGAGCGGTAAATTGGTCACATATATTTCGCCATCGCACGAAAGCTTTACTTATCCATTAGTTGAAGTTTTAAAACTTGGCAGCATTCCAAATTATCCTGAAAGtaactttattgaaaaattagccTTGGTAAAAGAAGGCttgaaacaaaaatcaATGATTGTCAGAGTTGACCAGTAA